Genomic DNA from Peribacillus simplex:
CATTAAGTTTCTTGTGCAGTCTGCACTTTAACAGGTTTCTTATCATATTGCATATCGATATGCCTTTTTCAATTACCTGCTGAACCTATCCTCATTATTTTTTGCCAATGGAATAAATGAATGGTTCAAAATAGAACGCTAAAACTAAATTATGTCTTGGGAAATAATTTTGGGAAATGGGGAATTGCCCCGGAGGTGAATTATGGCTGTGATATTAGGTTTACAGGAGATGCAAAGGGAAAGGCAATTGAAGTTCGAACGTAGGCTGCTCAGGGAACTTTCTATCGAGGATATGAAGGGAAGGATTCAGCGTTACTTCGGACAGGATCTGATGGATGTTTTGGAGGAAGGCTACTTTGATGTCGCCATCGAGGCTTATTTATTAGGGGCGAACTATAGTAAGTTTGGCTATTATGGTGAGTCGGAAGAAGATGTAAGGTCCAGGTGTTGGAAGGAAGAGAAGTTTTTGGTCGATACTCTTTTTAACTTTATTTTGTATTGGCGGGAAGTTACAGCGAATAACGCTTTCGATGAAGGTTTGTTTTATTGTTGTGAAGGGTTTGTTGGGGATTGGTGGCTGGATGGCTTTAAGACGGGGGAAAAGCGATATAAAATGAAACTGCATTAAGAAGGCAAAAATCCCATTCCTTGTTCTAATTTCATGGTTTGTCCCATACTTTTTAGTAGAGAGACCATGGAAGGGGAAAGGTCATGCGCAGAAAGCTGAAATATACAGGGATTGCTATGGGAATGTTTGTCCTTTTTTTAATTGTGACGTTTAAATTTGTTGAAGATGATTCTTGGGACTCCTGGAACCTTCCTTTGGCAGGTAAGGTCATCATCTTGGATGCAGGTCACGGAGGAATGGACGGCGGGGCAAATGTACAAGAGGTTATGGAAAAGGAAATTGCCCTTTCCGTTTCATTAAAGGTCAGGGACTATTTACAGGAACAGGGTGCCCTTGTCATCATGACACGTGAGAAGGATGAAGATTTAGCAGAGGGAAATACAAAGGGGATCCGCCAGCGAAAACAGGAGGACTTACGGAACCGGGTTGAAATGATCAATGATTCGGAAGCGGACTTATTCTTAAGCATTCATTTGAACTCTTTTCCATCAGCGTCATCGAAAGGTGCCCAGACCTTTTATACAAACAGGTTTGAGGAAAATGAACAGGTGGCAAAATTCATTCAGACTGAAATCATTAGAAACCTGGAAAATACAAAGCGCGATGCCAAAACGATTAATCATGTGTATTTAATGAACTATGCCAAGAAACCGGGGGCTCTTGTGGAAATTGGATTTCTTTCGAATTCCGAGGAAAGGGAACGCCTTATCAGTGATAAGTATCAAGAAAAGGTTGCCAGTTCGATTTATATGGGTATTTTACGGTACTTTACAGAAGAAAAACTATCGGATGAAAAGTGATGTCTGGGTCTTGTAAGGTACAAGGCCTTTTTATTATGGGGAGAATCATCAGGTTTCGCATGCGGGGCAGATAATAAGCTTTCTTTCCGTAATATGTTATACTGAAAAATGGGAAAATAAAATTCAAAGGGGTGCTCGACTTGTTAACAGAAGAGAAAGTACTGAATTTATTAAAGGATCTTAAAGACCCTTTTCTACATAAAAACCTTGAAGAGACAAATGGAATTATAGAAATCAAAATAAAACCTGAAAAGAATCATGTAAGCGTTAAACTTGCGATTGCGAAAACGGGGACTGCCGAACAATTGCAAATGCAATCGGAAGTTGTGGACTTGCTGAAAACGAACGGGGCGGAATCGGTGGGCATCCGTTTCACGGAGCTTTCAGAAGAGGAGTTAGCCAAGCATCGTGAAAGCATTCCTCAGGATGAAGCGGACCATGGTTTGCTTGGACCTAACAGCAAAACACAATTCATCGCGATCGCCAGTGGTAAAGGCGGAGTGGGGAAATCCACGATTTCAGTGAATTTCGCTACTTCACTTGCTCGTTTGGGTAAAAAGGTCGGACTGGTTGATGCCGATATTTATGGATTCAGCGTACCTGATATGATGGGGATAACAAAAAGACCGGTTGTTCGCGGGGAAAAAATCATTCCTGTAGAACGCTTTGGCGTTCAAGTGATCTCAATGGGCTTTTTTGTAGAGGATAACGCTCCGATCATCTGGAGAGGACCGATGCTGGGGAAAATGCTTAACAGTTTCTTTAATGAAGTGGAATGGGGAGATTTGGACTATTTGGTCCTTGACTTACCGCCGGGTACAGGCGATGTTGCTTTGGACGTGCATACGATGCTCCCTTCATGTAAAGAAATCATCGTTACGACACCGCATCCGACTGCAGCCTTCGTTGCGGCAAGAGCAGGTGCCATGGCCATCAAGACAGAACACGAAGTCATTGGTGTCATAGAGAATATGTCATTCTTCGAAAGTAAAACGACCGGTGAAAAAGAGTATGTATTCGGAAAAGGCGGCGGCGTGAAGCTTGCAGAAGAGCTTCGTACAGAAGTTTTAGGTCAACTTCCCCTGCAACAGCCAGATTGGAACGAAGAGGACTTTGCTCCATCCATTTACGCAGCGGACCATAGACTCGGCAGGATTTACGAAGATATTGCCAAAAAGGTCATTGAAAAACTACAATGAAAAAGAAGGCTGATTCCGTTTGGAATCAGCCTCTTTTCATTCTTTTTACTTTTTCTCCTTCTCTACCGCTTTACTGGCCGCTTTATCCAATTTCTCTTGCATTTTCGCTTGAAGGAGGGGACTTTCCATGGTTTCAAGGATCAGCTCTTTATAGACCGACCGCATCTCCTTGGTTTTTAATAACTTATTCATTTCTTTTTCCATATCCGGTTCTTTCATTATTTCCATGAGCATTCCACGATACTGAGGATCAGCAGTTAAGTCCTTCAATACCTTTTTATGTTCGTCTTCTAATGCTTTAGCATAAGCGGAAGCAAATTCGGGATCATTAAATGTCTTTTTCCAAAATTCCTTCCCTTTATCTGAAGTGACAATATCTTCAATGGATTTCTTAATGTCTTCCGAATCCATAATAAGTTCAGCTTTCGTTTTATCATCAGTGATGATATCCTGGATGGCTTTTTTTCCATCATCTGTCTTCAAGATATCGACGACCATTTTCTTTGTCTCTTCATATTCCATTTTTTCTGCGCCTGCTCCATTTTGAGCACAACCGGAACAAACGAGTAAGAATGACGTGAAAAGCAAAGCAACTCCCACTCTCATACGCAGGGCCCCTTTCATCCTTCTTACTGTTAATATGGTTCCAATCGGCGATATTATTCCTTGGTGGAATAAGTGGATTTTTCCAAATTTGGTTGGTACAATTAAGGAAATGAAATAGAAATGTATGGAGGAAAACAATGAACAGCCGTAATTTAGTTAAATTGTTTTTAACAACATTGCTTATAGGTGGCGTAACGGGCGGGGTTGTAGGGTTCTTGGCTCGATGGAGTGAGTTTAAGCCTTATTTTTCTTCTTTTGATATCAGTGCCATCCTATCAACTTTTATTTGGTTATTCGGTGTTGGATTAATTTTCAGTGTCATAAGCCAAGCCGGCTTTTTTGCCTATTTAACGATACATCGTTTTGGTCTGGGGATATTTAAAAGCGCTTACTTATGGAACTCCGTTCAAGTTGTACTTATTCTTTTTGTTGTATTCGATCTTGTTTACCTGCGATATCTTAGCTTTGGTTCAGGAGAGGGGATCAGTTCCTACATCGTGTTAGCATTGGTTGTATTGGCTGCAGGGCTCATTACAGCTTATTTCAAAATGAAACAAACGAATAAACAGTCGTTCATACCGGCCTTATTTTTCATGGTCGTGGTCACCGTTTTGGAGTGGATACCTGTCCTAAGTGCCAATGATGAAAGCTGGCTTTACTTCATGCTGTTTCCGTTGCTAGTCTGCAATGCTTATCAATTATTGGTTCTGAGCAAATTGATTGAACGTTCACAAAGGGAATTGGCCAGTAAAAGAGGGAGTAAGCAAACTCCGGCAAAGGGAAAGATGAAAGCCGGAGAACTGGGTAAAGGCAGCTAACCTATTTGTAAGTCGATCCATACATAAGGAAGTCAAAACAAAAAAACTGCGTACTAAAGGCTCATGAAGACCATTAGTGCGCAGTTTTTTCAGTCAGCGGATTTCCTCACTGCTTGCTGATGAATTGGAAATCATCTCTGAAACGTTTACGAAGTTCAAATTTTTTGATCGAAGTTCACTTATTAACTCCGGTAAAGCCTTATTCGTTTGTTTTGCTGAATCTGAAGCATGTAATAAGATGATATCACCCTTCTGTGCCTTGGTGATGTTCTGAACGATCCGATCCACACCTGGATTGGTCCAATCCTTTGAATCGATGCTCCAATGGACAACTGTATATCCAAAATTCTCGCTGATCTTTAAGAGGCGTTTATCAAAGTGGCCGGTGGGAGCACGTAAAAGTTCTATATTCTTAACATTAAGTTTTTTAAATGCTTCCTGGGCTTTTGAAATATCCCGGATGATTTCTTGATCTTCCATTTCGGAATAATCCTTATAATCGTAACCAAGCATGCCGATTTCATATCCTTCTTTAACAATTTCAGCTACTATGTCCGGATGACGTTCAGCCCAAGATCCCGCGAGGAAAAAAGTGGCGGATTTAATCTTTTCTCTTTTTAATGTCTCTATTATTGGAGCGGCTTTCTCATCACCCCAGCCAATATTGAACGTGATCGAAACATTCTTTTCCCCTTTATAAACCGCTTTCGGCCCATCTTCTGTAGAAAAAACGGGGGCATGTAGAATGTTTTGTACAAAAAGAAACCAAGCGGTAAAAAGTGCCGTAAGCAAAATTAGCGAATAATATTTGATGTTCTTGGCTTGAAGCACCATGAAAAATTTCATTAATCCATCCCCTTGTCCAAAGTACTCTTGTTTCAAATTTATGCGTGAGGATTGTTGTTATGCAAAAAATCAGTTGAAAATTCATAAAATTAGTGGGAATGGGGAAAGCTGTCTGATGGAGGTGTGAACCATGCTCGGTTTATTGATTAATGACAAGGAAAAGATGGAATTGGAGTACCTTTTAAAAAGGGAGATGGATGAAATACTATTCGATTTGCAGGATGACAGAATCGATCACTTAGTCAAAAGGGCTATAAACGAGAAATATAATATTCTTTTCAGGCTGTTTAAAAGGGTGGGCACCGAGGAGGAATGCCTGATGTATATGAGGGGGAAAACGAATTTATCCAAGTGGAATCAGTCATGATATTTAAATGTGAATTATATTCAAAAAATCTATTGACTATTGGTTTATACGCTGGTATATTATAAAAGTTGCTGCAACGTAATAGCTTTTGAAAAAGAATGAAAAAAACTTTTTAAAAAAAGTTGTTGACGAAGTGGTAATAAGATGTTAAGATATTAAAGTCGCTAAGAGAGAGACGGCGAAAAAATTGCTCTTTGAAAACTGAACAAAACAAAGCGCCAACGTTAAATTTTAAGTGAGCACACACTATCAAAAAGCAAATGAGCAAGTCAAACATTTCTTCGGAGAGTTTGATCCTGGCTCAGGACGAACGCTGGCGGCGTGCCTAATACATGCAAGTCGAGCGAATCGACGGGAGCTTGCTCCCTGAGATTAGCGGCGGACGGGTGAGTAACACGTGGGCAACCTGCCTATAAGACTGGGATAACTTCGGGAAACCGGAGCTAATACCGGATACGTTCTTTTCTCGCATGAGAGAAGATGGAAAGACGGTTTACGCTGTCACTTATAGATGGGCCCGCGGCGCATTAGCTAGTTGGTGAGGTAATGGCTCACCAAGGCGACGATGCGTAGCCGACCTGAGAGGGTGATCGGCCACACTGGGACTGAGACACGGCCCAGACTCCTACGGGAGGCAGCAGTAGGGAATCTTCCGCAATGGACGAAAGTCTGACGGAGCAACGCCGCGTGAACGAAGAAGGCCTTCGGGTCGTAAAGTTCTGTTGTTAGGGAAGAACAAGTACCAGAGTAACTGCTGGTACCTTGACGGTACCTAACCAGAAAGCCACGGCTAACTACGTGCCAGCAGCCGCGGTAATACGTAGGTGGCAAGCGTTGTCCGGAATTATTGGGCGTAAAGCGCGCGCAGGTGGTTCCTTAAGTCTGATGTGAAAGCCCACGGCTCAACCGTGGAGGGTCATTGGAAACTGGGGGACTTGAGTGCAGAAGAGGAAAGTGGAATTCCAAGTGTAGCGGTGAAATGCGTAGAGATTTGGAGGAACACCAGTGGCGAAGGCGACTTTCTGGTCTGTAACTGACACTGAGGCGCGAAAGCGTGGGGAGCAAACAGGATTAGATACCCTGGTAGTCCACGCCGTAAACGATGAGTGCTAAGTGTTAGAGGGTTTCCGCCCTTTAGTGCTGCAGCTAACGCATTAAGCACTCCGCCTGGGGAGTACGGCCGCAAGGCTGAAACTCAAAGGAATTGACGGGGGCCCGCACAAGCGGTGGAGCATGTGGTTTAATTCGAAGCAACGCGAAGAACCTTACCAGGTCTTGACATCCTCTGACAACCCTAGAGATAGGGCTTTCCCCTTCGGGGGACAGAGTGACAGGTGGTGCATGGTTGTCGTCAGCTCGTGTCGTGAGATGTTGGGTTAAGTCCCGCAACGAGCGCAACCCTTGATCTTAGTTGCCAGCATTCAGTTGGGCACTCTAAGGTGACTGCCGGTGACAAACCGGAGGAAGGTGGGGATGACGTCAAATCATCATGCCCCTTATGACCTGGGCTACACACGTGCTACAATGGATGGTACAAAGGGCTGCAAACCTGCGAAGGTAAGCGAATCCCATAAAGCCATTCTCAGTTCGGATTGCAGGCTGCAACTCGCCTGCATGAAGCCGGAATCGCTAGTAATCGCGGATCAGCATGCCGCGGTGAATACGTTCCCGGGCCTTGTACACACCGCCCGTCACACCACGAGAGTTTGTAACACCCGAAGTCGGTGAGGTAACCTTCATGGAGCCAGCCGCCTAAGGTGGGACAGATGATTGGGGTGAAGTCGTAACAAGGTAGCCGTATCGGAAGGTGCGGCTGGATCACCTCCTTTCTAAGGATAATTACGAGAGCGCTTTTGTTTTGTTCAGTTTTGAATGAGTAATTCATTCAAATAGGAAAGAGATGCATCACGATGTGATGAAAATCCTTTCTGCTTTGTTCCTTGAAAACTAGATAATAGATAGAAGGCAATTAATTTTTTTCAAAGCATCTGTAAGATCTTTTTTAACGGTTAAGTTAGAAAGGGCGCACGGTGGATGCCTTGGCACTAGGAGCCGATGAAGGACGGGACTAACACCGATATGCTTCGGGGAGCTGTAAGTAAGCTTTGATCCGGAGATTTCCGAATGGGGAAACCCACTGTTCGTAATGGAACAGTATCTTTACCTGAATACATAGGGTACTGAAGGCAGACCCGGGGAACTGAAACATCTAAGTACCCGGAGGAAGAGAAAGCAAACGCGATTTCCTGAGTAGCGGCGAGCGAAACGGAATTAGCCCAAACCAAGAGGCTTGCCTCTTGGGGTTGTAGGACACTCAACATGGAGTTACAAAGGAACGGGGTAAACGAAGTGATCTGGAAAGGTCCGTCGAAGAAGGTAAAAACCCTGTAGTTGAAACTTCGTTCCCTCCTGAGTGGATCCTGAGTACGGCGGGACACGAGAAATCCCGTCGGAAGCAGGGAGGACCATCTCCCAAGGCTAAATACTCCCTAGTGACCGATAGTGAACCAGTACCGTGAGGGAAAGGTGAAAAGCACCCCGGAAGGGGAGTGAAATAGATCCTGAAACCGTGTGCCTACAAGTAGTCAAAGCCCGTTAATGGGTAATGGCGTGCCTTTTGTAGAATGAACCGGCGAGTTACGATTTCATGCGAGGTTAAGTTGATGAGACGGAGCCGCAGCGAAAGCGAGTCTGAATAGGGCGAATGAGTATGAGGTCGTAGACCCGAAACCAGGTGATCTACCCATGTCCAGGGTGAAGTTCAGGTAACACTGAATGGAGGCCCGAACCCACGCACGTTGAAAAGTGCGGGGATGAGGTGTGGGTAGCGGAGAAATTCCAATCGAACCTGGAGATAGCTGGTTCTCTCCGAAATAGCTTTAGGGCTAGCCTCAAGATGAGAGTATTGGAGGTAGAGCACTGATTGGACTAGGGGCCCCCAACGGGTTACCGAATTCAGTCAAACTCCGAATGCCAAATACTTATTCTTGGGAGTCAGACTGCGAGTGATAAGATCCGTAGTCGAAAGGGAAACAGCCCAGACCACCAGCTAAGGTCCCAAAGTATACGTTAAGTGGAAAAGGATGTGGAGTTGCTTAGACAACCAGGATGTTGGCTTAGAAGCAGCCACCATTTAAAGAGTGCGTAATAGCTCACTGGTCGAGTGACTCCGCGCCGAAAATGTACCGGGGCTAAACGTATCACCGAAGCTGTGGATTGACACCATTGGTGTCGATGGTAGGAGAGCGTTCTAAGGGCGTTGAAGTCAGACCGGAAGGACTGGTGGAGCGCTTAGAAGTGAGAATGCCGGTATGAGTAGCGAAAGAAGGGTGAGAATCCCTTCCACCGAATGCCTAAGGTTTCCTGAGGAAGGCTCGTCCGCTCAGGGTTAGTCGGGACCTAAGCCGAGGCCGAAAGGCGTAGGCGATGGACAACAGGTTGATATTCCTGTACCACCTATACATCGTTTGAACGATGGGGGGACGCAGAAGGATAGGGTAAGCGCGCTGTTGGATATGCGCGTCCAAGCAGTTAGGCCGGAAACGAGGCAAATCCCGTTTCCATTAAGGCGGAGCTGTGATGGCGAGGGAAATATAGTACCGAAGTTCCTGATTCCACGCTGCCAAGAAAAGCCTCTAGTGAGATGTAAGGTGCCCGTACCGCAAACCGACACAGGTAGGCGAGGAGAGAATCCTAAGGTGTGCGAGAGAACTCTCGTTAAGGAACTCGGCAAAATGACCCCGTAACTTCGGGAGAAGGGGTGCTTTTTAGGGTGAATAGCCCAGAAAAGCCGCAGTGAATAGGCCCAGGCGACTGTTTAGCAAAAACACAGGTCTCTGCGAAGCCGCAAGGCGAAGTATAGGGGCTGACACCTGCCCGGTGCTGGAAGGTTAAGGGGAGAGGTTAGCGCAAGCGAAGCTTTGAACCGAAGCCCCAGTAAACGGCGGCCGTAACTATAACGGTCCTAAGGTAGCGAAATTCCTTGTCGGGTAAGTTCCGACCCGCACGAAAGGTGTAACGATCTGGGCACTGTCTCAACGAGAGACTCGGTGAAATTATAGTACCTGTGAAGATGCAGGTTACCCGCGACAGGACGGAAAGACCCCGTGGAGCTTTACTGCAGCCTGATATTGAATTTTGGTACAGCTTGTACAGGATAGGTAGGAGCCTGAGAAGCCGGAGCGCCAGCTTCGGTGGAGGCGTTGGTGGGATACTACCCTGGCTGTATTGAAATTCTAACCCGCGCCCCTCATCGGGGTGGGAGACAGTGTCAGGTGGGCAGTTTGACTGGGGCGGTCGCCTCCTAAAGAGTAACGGAGGCGCCCAAAGGTTCCCTCAGAATGGTTGGAAATCATTCGTAGAGTGTAAAGGCACAAGGGAGCTTGACTGCGAGACCTACAAGTCGAGCAGGGACGAAAGTCGGGCTTAGTGATCCGGTGGTTCCGCATGGAAGGGCCATCGCTCAACGGATAAAAGCTACCCCGGGGATAACAGGCTTATCTCCCCCAAGAGTCCACATCGACGGGGAGGTTTGGCACCTCGATGTCGGCTCATCGCATCCTGGGGCTGTAGTCGGTCCCAAGGGTTGGGCTGTTCGCCCATTAAAGCGGTACGCGAGCTGGGTTCAGAACGTCGTGAGACAGTTCGGTCCCTATCCGTCGCGGGCGCAGGAAATTTGAGAGGAGCTGTCCTTAGTACGAGAGGACCGGGATGGACGCACCGCTGGTGTACCAGTTGTCTTGCCAAAGGCATAGCTGGGTAGCTACGTGCGGACGGGATAAGTGCTGAAAGCATCTAAGCATGAAGCCCCCCTCAAGATGAGATTTCCCATGGCGCAAGCTAGTAAGATCCCTGAAAGATGATCAGGTTGATAGGTCAGAGGTGGAAGCATGGTGACATGTGGAGCTGACTGATACTAATAGATCGAGGACTTAACCTACGCTTTTTAAAAAATGAAATACCTTCTTATTATCTAGTTTTGAAGGAATGAAAATTCTTCAAAAATGAATATAGTCTGGCAATGATGGCGAAGAGGTCACACCCGTACCCATTCCGAACACGGAAGTTAAGTTCTTCAGCGCCGATGGTAGTTGGGGGTTTCCCCCTGTGAGAGTAGGACGTTGCCAGGCTATTCATTTAAATCTTTAAATGGGTTTTAGGAAACATTATATTATTCCGCAGTAGCTCAGTGGTAGAGCATTCGGCTGTTAACCGAACGGTCGTAGGTTCGAGTCCTACCTGCGGAGCCATATGCTTCCATAGCTCAGTAGGTAGAGCACTTCCATGGTAAGGAAGAGGTCAGCGGTTCGAATCCGCTTGGGAGCTTCCCGATCTATCTATGAACACAAAACAGTTCGGCCCGTTGGTCAAGCGGTTAAGACACCGCCCTTTCACGGCGGTAACACGGGTTCGAATCCCGTACGGGTCACCATTTTAAATCATTAATCCGGAGGATTAGCTCAGCTGGGAGAGCATCTGCCTTACAAGCAGAGGGTCGGCGGTTCGATCCCGTCATCCTCCACCATTTCATTCTTTACTTGCCGGTGTAGCTCAACTGGTAGAGCAACTGACTTGTAATCAGTAGGTTGGGGGTTCAAGTCCTCTTGCCGGCACCATTTACAACCATATATTGCGGAGGGGTAGCGAAGTGGCTAAACGCGGCGGACTGTAAATCCGCTCCTTCGGGTTCGGCAGTTCGAATCTGCCCCCCTCCACCATTTTAATAAAATCCTGTGGATCAGTTATATATTCTCTGTATTGGGGAAATATATGATTACCACCTTTTTATTTTGTTGATTTATCATTGCATATCATATATTGGGCTATAGCCAAGCGGTAAGGCAACGGATTTTGATTCCGTCATGCGAAGGTTCGATCCCTTCTAGCCCAGCCATTTGCGGAAGTAGTTCAGTGGTAGAATACAACCTTGCCAAGGTTGGGGTCGCGGGTTCGAATCCCGTCTTCCGCTTAATAAATTTTAAATCCCTTAGGGGCCTTAGCTCAGCTGGGAGAGCGCCTGCCTTGCACGCAGGAGGTCAGCGGTTCGATCCCGCTAGGCTCCACCATCAACTACATACACCAAAACTTACGTCTTAAGCCAAAAATGGTTTAAGACTTTTTTTTTGTTTAGGCTCTTTTCGTAAAGATTGTTGTTTTAAAACGAAACGATTTAAGGTTGATTGGAGCGCAAGTGCGAGACTCCTGCGGGGGAGCGGCGGGACAGGTGAGACCCCCCAGGCGTTCACGCCGAGGAGGCTCACCGCCCGCCACGCGGAAAGCGAGCATCTGGAGGGGAAATCAACCACACCGCTTTACTTGGTAGATAGCAACAAAGTATGCGAAAACAGCCTTTGTTTAAGACATAATTGGGTAAACTAAACCCCAGAAAGATATTATTTCACACAAAACATATGTGATAGGAACGTGCATCTTTATACATGGAAATGTCGAGTTGAACCAATCGGCATATACGATATAAAATGATGGAAAGGGGGAATTGTATGTCTATTCAGAAAATTTCCGTCATCGGTTTGCCAATGGACCTTGGTCAAGCAAGGCGAGGGGTGGATATGGGACCTAGTGCCATTCGCTGCGCAGAGATCGTCGAGCGTCTTGAAAAGTTGAATATAGAAGTAGAGGATTTAGGGGATATAATTGTTGGCCGTCCTGAAAATGCAGATGAGCCTGGTACAAATCTAAAAAACTTACAGCTTGTAGCGAAGGGTAACTCCCTGTTAGCTACAAGAGTTGATGAAATAATAGAAGGAGGTTCCTTTCCGCTTGTATTGGGAGGAGACCATTCAATAGCTATAGGTACACTTGCAGGAGTCGCTAAGCACTATGAAAATGTAGGTGTGATTTGGTATGACGCACACGGGGATTTAAATACGGAAGATACTTCACCATCAGGGAATATACACGGTATGCCCCTGGCTGTCAGTATTGGGCTTGGACATCCGGACCTAATCAATATCCATGGTTTTGCTCCAAAAGTGAAACCGGAAAACATCGTTATAATTGGAGCAAGGTCATTGGATGAAGGGGAAAAAGAACTTATCCGTGAAAAAGGGATTAAAGTATTCACGATGCATGAGATCGACCGCTTGGGAATGACACGCGTCATGGAAGAATGCATTGATTATTTAAGGGAGAGAACGGATGGCGTCCACCTTTCATTGGATTTGGATGGAGTCGACCCAGCAGATGCACCCGGAGTGGGGACACCGGTGATTGGTGGTATAAGTTATCGGGAAAGTCATTTGGCCATGGAAATGCTTGCGGAATCCAACTTGATTACATCAGCTGAATTCGTTGAAGTGAATCCCGTTTTAGATGAGCGAAATAAGACGGCGATCGTGGCCGTGGCCCTAATGGGTTCGCTATTTGGTGAAAAATTACTATAACTGAAAAAAAATAAAAGAAACAGTAACCGGCTTGTAATGGGTTACTGTTTTTTATATGCTAGAAGACGTAGGTTTATTTACCAGGGTGTATGTAATAGGAACATATATATAGATAAATGGTTGCAAACGTATATCCATATTCACTTGAGGGCGCGTCTGTCTGTGAGATCTCCATTTTTAGTTAAATGGATGTATTGGATGATTAGAGAATCCAGTTTGCTGCTAACTTCAACAACTTCATTATCCACCATCGAAGAACGGGAAGCCAAAAACATCATTTTCTGTCTGTATTGTTCAATATGGTCCAAAATTTGTTCTGCAGTCATATAGAGAATCACTCCCTTGAATTTTACAATTTCTTACTATATAACCCTGTTTTTTTTTTCTTAAACATAAAATGTAAAACTTTGTTAAAATTAATGTATTAAATTTTTGAAACCTTTTAGCTTACGGTTCGTAGTAATCGTATAGCCGCATGAGCGGGGGTAATACCGGAAAATGGATGCACTCATTAAAGAGAGAATTAATCAAGTATTAAAGGGAGACCATAATGCATTTGGGGAAATTGTCGAAATATACAAGGACAAAGTGTTCCAAATATGTTTCAGGATGCTCGGTAACAGGCAAGAAGCAGAAGATTTGGCACAAGAGGCCTTTGTAAGGGC
This window encodes:
- a CDS encoding Mrp/NBP35 family ATP-binding protein translates to MLTEEKVLNLLKDLKDPFLHKNLEETNGIIEIKIKPEKNHVSVKLAIAKTGTAEQLQMQSEVVDLLKTNGAESVGIRFTELSEEELAKHRESIPQDEADHGLLGPNSKTQFIAIASGKGGVGKSTISVNFATSLARLGKKVGLVDADIYGFSVPDMMGITKRPVVRGEKIIPVERFGVQVISMGFFVEDNAPIIWRGPMLGKMLNSFFNEVEWGDLDYLVLDLPPGTGDVALDVHTMLPSCKEIIVTTPHPTAAFVAARAGAMAIKTEHEVIGVIENMSFFESKTTGEKEYVFGKGGGVKLAEELRTEVLGQLPLQQPDWNEEDFAPSIYAADHRLGRIYEDIAKKVIEKLQ
- the cwlD gene encoding N-acetylmuramoyl-L-alanine amidase CwlD, whose protein sequence is MRRKLKYTGIAMGMFVLFLIVTFKFVEDDSWDSWNLPLAGKVIILDAGHGGMDGGANVQEVMEKEIALSVSLKVRDYLQEQGALVIMTREKDEDLAEGNTKGIRQRKQEDLRNRVEMINDSEADLFLSIHLNSFPSASSKGAQTFYTNRFEENEQVAKFIQTEIIRNLENTKRDAKTINHVYLMNYAKKPGALVEIGFLSNSEERERLISDKYQEKVASSIYMGILRYFTEEKLSDEK
- a CDS encoding aspartyl-phosphate phosphatase Spo0E family protein; this encodes MTAEQILDHIEQYRQKMMFLASRSSMVDNEVVEVSSKLDSLIIQYIHLTKNGDLTDRRALK
- a CDS encoding KinB-signaling pathway activation protein is translated as MNSRNLVKLFLTTLLIGGVTGGVVGFLARWSEFKPYFSSFDISAILSTFIWLFGVGLIFSVISQAGFFAYLTIHRFGLGIFKSAYLWNSVQVVLILFVVFDLVYLRYLSFGSGEGISSYIVLALVVLAAGLITAYFKMKQTNKQSFIPALFFMVVVTVLEWIPVLSANDESWLYFMLFPLLVCNAYQLLVLSKLIERSQRELASKRGSKQTPAKGKMKAGELGKGS
- the rocF gene encoding arginase; the encoded protein is MSIQKISVIGLPMDLGQARRGVDMGPSAIRCAEIVERLEKLNIEVEDLGDIIVGRPENADEPGTNLKNLQLVAKGNSLLATRVDEIIEGGSFPLVLGGDHSIAIGTLAGVAKHYENVGVIWYDAHGDLNTEDTSPSGNIHGMPLAVSIGLGHPDLINIHGFAPKVKPENIVIIGARSLDEGEKELIREKGIKVFTMHEIDRLGMTRVMEECIDYLRERTDGVHLSLDLDGVDPADAPGVGTPVIGGISYRESHLAMEMLAESNLITSAEFVEVNPVLDERNKTAIVAVALMGSLFGEKLL
- a CDS encoding DUF2521 family protein — translated: MAVILGLQEMQRERQLKFERRLLRELSIEDMKGRIQRYFGQDLMDVLEEGYFDVAIEAYLLGANYSKFGYYGESEEDVRSRCWKEEKFLVDTLFNFILYWREVTANNAFDEGLFYCCEGFVGDWWLDGFKTGEKRYKMKLH
- the gerD gene encoding spore germination lipoprotein GerD, which produces MRVGVALLFTSFLLVCSGCAQNGAGAEKMEYEETKKMVVDILKTDDGKKAIQDIITDDKTKAELIMDSEDIKKSIEDIVTSDKGKEFWKKTFNDPEFASAYAKALEDEHKKVLKDLTADPQYRGMLMEIMKEPDMEKEMNKLLKTKEMRSVYKELILETMESPLLQAKMQEKLDKAASKAVEKEKK
- the pdaB gene encoding polysaccharide deacetylase family sporulation protein PdaB, with the translated sequence MKFFMVLQAKNIKYYSLILLTALFTAWFLFVQNILHAPVFSTEDGPKAVYKGEKNVSITFNIGWGDEKAAPIIETLKREKIKSATFFLAGSWAERHPDIVAEIVKEGYEIGMLGYDYKDYSEMEDQEIIRDISKAQEAFKKLNVKNIELLRAPTGHFDKRLLKISENFGYTVVHWSIDSKDWTNPGVDRIVQNITKAQKGDIILLHASDSAKQTNKALPELISELRSKNLNFVNVSEMISNSSASSEEIR